The Oryza sativa Japonica Group chromosome 11, ASM3414082v1 DNA window AATTTCAAGATGCAAAAAGAGCAGCTCACGCCCCCTAAAAATTCAGAGCATTATCCAGAACTCATTTGACAGATTATACATGCGCTCTTTTGATGTGCTTCGCTTTTATTACACATTTTGAGCTACAAAACTACAATCGAGTTCAGTATATTTTCCTCTTTCATAGTTCAGTGAGGTGGGCACAGGATGGACAATAAGAAACAAATGAATTATGTAACATATTGCCACTAATTTATACAGATAGAACGCATATTGTCTTCCTCATTGATCATCCAAATCCCCAATGACACCTCTACGCTTGACAAAAGTAGACCAACCGAAATTAAACCAAGGAAAAAGATACAGACTTATTCATTTTGCTAACAGAGCTTTCTTCAATCCCTCTGTTTAATTCATCGCCTGCCATCAGATTATACTTATAATAACCTTATTTTTCTGTTTCAAATGCTTAAATTCAAGCTGCTAAAAGAGAAATATGATCAACAGAAACTCAGGCCAACAGGAACTAAAAGGATATCATATTAGTTCTGAAGAATAATTCTGGTAAGTATCGTGTTTagacttctaatatttctttagAGATTGGCCATAATGTCTGACCTAGAAGAAGATAACTAGGAAGAATATGATGGAAATTTGTCACAGCATACAGACTGGTGGTTAAAACAAGCAAGGATGAAATCTAATTTATCAGACTAGTTATCAAATCAATTAAACAACTAAACATGTACAATTGTACCTTACAAGGTCTCTAAACATGAGGAGCCAAAATACACAAAAACGAAATCGCTTAAGCTTGAACGAATTTCACTGAAGTAGCAAAATGAAATGCACAATAAAATTCCCTCACCTTTATTGCCAAGCCCATATCCTTTTGAATACAGCAATCCAAAAAATAAGGGATTCCAAATCTGACACAACAACCATTTCTTCCCCATTGCTTGCTTGGAGATGAAAAGAGCTCCTCACTATGAACATGGCAATTATGAACATCAACATGAGCCATTGCAGAACAAATAACCCTCCAAACAAAACTGTTAAAAGAATGTGTTAAGTCTCATGAGCCAAGACTATGCCCTACATCTAGCAATTTGTGCCGCACTCATTGATATGGAACACTTGTTGCCTCATCCGACCGAAGAGCAATCCCATGcttgcctgaattccgctgaaATGTCAAGAAAACATCTATGCAACATACTCGCTCTCAATCACCGGTTGTGTTCTTGTCCCCAGTGCTACAGGCGCTTGTGACCTCCCAACCTGTGCCATACGCAATGTCTCCCCAGTCTCTGCATTCTGTTCCATCAGTTCCAATTTCTTATCTCTTTTGTACCTTGCCAAACAAACCACAAGCGACGCCAACAGGACCAATGCTATGACGCCCCCAACCACGCCAACAGCAATCTTCCACCCCTTGGAGCTGCCCTTAGAACGACCTGTAGGAGTCGGTATTGGCGGTGTAATGTTGCCTGAAGGCACTGGACCAGGAGGAATCGCGCTAGAGTTCACCACTATCGAGAAATGCCCTCGGCGGTACGTCGAGCACACATTGCTTGCCTCTAAGTCCCGGAATTGTGGCACACCATCCAAATCAAACCACACGCACCGAGGAGCTGGACCGCCTGCCGGCACCGATCTAACATCACTGAAATTTATAGAAATTGGGCTCCCGGAGGCGACAAAGCTCAGCTCCTGCAACCCCACCGCCGACAAGTTGGCCGCGTCGTAGAGAAGCAGCCCGAGCACCGGCGAGAGGTATGTGTACCCGGGCAGCGGGTAGTAGTGGTCAGACCAATTGCCGAGATTGTGGTAGACGAGCACCACCCTCTCGACGTACGGCTGCACGACGATGCCGGTGGGGACGGTGAAGTCGAAGTAGTCGGAGAAACCTTTCCTCCGCAGGCTGCCGCTGCGAAGGCGGACCGCGGACAGGGCGACGCCGGTGAGGTTGGCCGGGACGGTGGCGTTGTAGACAATGCCAGTGTGCGGGTGCACGAAGGCCCGGTACGCGTGGTCCTGCAGCATTGCGTCCAGGGCcctggccggcgacgacgcctgCGCCGCCACCCGGGAAGTGGCCAAGAAGAGCAGGTGGAGGAGGCAGACGCAGGCCAAGAAATCCATGCTCCTGCAGGGGGATCAGGGggagtggagcagcagcagccaggagctgaagaagaagaagaagaagaagagtagATCAGGAGgaggatctcctcctcctcatctacGACCGCCGGTGACGGAATCTCCACCACTTAAGTCGGGGCAGCAAGGACGAGATTTGGGGCGGAAAATGCTGGGACCAAGCACCACCAAGGACGCGCATTTACTCCCTGAACAACACAAGGGCGAGCTAGCTCCCAGTCCCAGTCTCTCCCTCCAAAGAGAAGACTTTAGCAGCAAAAGAGCAATGGCGATGGAAGCGAGGCACGGACAGATAGGACCGAGTCCAAGATAtggtgggagagggagagcgagaggaaGACAAATCGGGAGGAAACAATGCAAAAAACCAAGATTGGATTGGAAATGGATAGAGGAAGTGAAGAATTGGGAGGGAACgaatcaatcttggagaaatcCAATCCAAGCAAGCGGGGAAGCTGGCTGCCACAGAATTTGGGGAGGGATTAACGCGCCCCACGAATGATTGCGACAACCAAGACGAGGACTtggagagaaggaggaggggtTTGGGGATTTGATGGCGAGAGTGAAgcaatggagagagagagaggctttAGAAATGGAGATGATGGTGAGGGCTTCTATGTGAATTGCACATTTTTATGAGGGGGTTATATGGAAATGTTTATGTTGTGTTTCCGGGTAAAAGACACGGGATTACAGTTGGCACACCGCCCACCAGAATTTACTGCTTTGCCCCTGGCCTGGACGGCTGAGTTGTGGGTCCAGGCTGTCAGTTGGTCTGTGTGCGCTTTTGGCGACGTGTCCTCTTTTCTAACGTTTCGATTCTTCCGAGGGGCTTTTGTGCAACTCCCTAGTCCCTATTCTGCAAGGTGAGAGGGTGCTTGATGTAAAAAGTCCTCAGAGGCTGACCTGTAGGGCCCACCTGCAACTTCAAGGCGTCCAGCAAAGCAAGAGCTTTTCCAACGACCAGTGAGAATGATACCGAACCAGAACAATAATCTCTTTTCCAACGTTAACTGTCGAGCTCAGGGGCTTTTCCAaaaccaaaacaaacaaaaaaaataaaagtggttCCACGTGGCAAAGAAGCTCATCATCTTCTTGTGCGGTTGGTTCTTGATCAGCACTCGGAAAAGATTGTGTGATTGGCACTGctcttctttgtttctttgGCACTTTGAGGATTTGTTTTTGCTCAAGAGTGAAGCTAGCATTAGTGCATTATCATGGCGATGAGATGATGTCTTATATGTGACGCAATTAACTTGTTATCATCTCTTCCTTCCATCTTGCTCGTGTCTTTAGTTTCATCTTTCCCTAGTGCTAGGCGGATCTAGGAATGGAGGGGTTgaacaaattttacaaaactatagcCCCCTCTTCTAATagtatatgacaaaaaaaattagtgcGAGCTTAATCGGGGCTCCCGGCCCATGGTTACAGCGTCAGTAGTAAAGGCTCGAGACCCTACCACCCCTATGATGGATCCGCCAATGGCTACTAATAGACAATAATACTGCTCACTTGGTGTCCAATAGGGATGCAAGTGAGTAGTCCCGCTACCCGCATAAAAACTCACTTGCTAGTTTAGGGCTTGTTCGCTTGAGCTAcattcactactagaaaaaacatttttcccAACATAGGGGtcttattttcgcaggcggacataaCGCTTagagccaaatgaccgcctataaaaatataagtcggGGTGAAATTTGAtgtccgcttgcgaaaatctatttttgcaggcagaccacttaagcggctcccctccctcccttcctcccctccagatctggccggaaggggggaggggggaggccggcggccgggcgcggggcgatggcggcgtgtgctcccggcgatggcggcggacgcgcccctccctcccgcggcggagggcggcagcggcgaggagggtcgaggcggcgcggctcccggcccctccctcccagatctggccagaGGGGGCGGGGGGAGAGCGGTGGCTGGCGGCTCccggcccctccctcccagatctggccggaggggggtgggaggagcacggcggcgggcggtggcggcgaggagggacgaggcggcgcggccacggcggcgaggggggttgaggcggcggtggcggtgcggacgacagcaggccgcggccgtgcggcggcggcagacgaCGGCGCAGCGCGGACATGcagcggcggacgacggcgtgGCGCGGAcatgcagcggcggcgacggacgacGGCTGGGCGGTGGCGGACGACGGCTAGGTGGCGGCCGTGATTTTTTTGAATGTCTTTATTTGCTTTCTTTGCTACAATTGATTCGGTGATTTTGGATGAATTGAATGGATTGGATGGGGATGGTGATTTTGGATGAATTGAATGGATTGGATGGGGATGAATTGGATGGGGATTGGATGGGGAATGGATTTGGAACGGGAAGCTACTGCCGTCCGACGGTGgctgccaatttttttttagcgCTCGACGATATTTTCGCAGTCGGACATGTTgcccgcctgtgaaaatcaaCCGCTCGACGATATTTTCGCAGTCGGACATGTTgctcgcctgcgaaaatcaactattttcgcaggcgttgAGCTGCAGGCGGATGGCTTGTCTGCCTGTGAAAATATGATTTGGCTGTCTGGGAAAAgcctttttctagtagtgattaCAGCCAGTTATGACTGTGGCTGGCTGTAGTACAGTATAAACCaatacaaattaaattttattgtaTTTCTGGAAGATGATGTGGCTGTATAACCACAGCTATATCCACCGAACACACccttattttttacatggtagtacaaaatttagaagaaaaaatgaatTAGAAGTGAGATAAGCAGACTAAAATAACCCGCTTGCCCGCCCTGCCTACATCCCTAGTGTCCAAGGGATCAAAAGAAGACAGCACCAGACGCTACCAAATGGATATGCACATTTCTATACGTGAAGTGATGATTGGGCTCATTTTGGGACCATGATTCATGATCCAGTTGGCTAGAAACAATGACTAATCACGCACTCATCACTGACTAAAAACTTTATAACCCACTTACACCATAACACCTTATGGGCTAGTTTGGTTTGTGAActaaattggccttaccaatttttatcaatgctaaattttggtaagttttggcatggctaattttggcaagataaatttatgtttggattgaagccaaaatagtctaagttaactattgaaatggcctattttcttaggcatgtcaaaatttggcttcaaaccaaatagacactaaacactattaaaattgtcaaatattggtaaggtcaatttaggcctcaaaccaaaccagtcATATGCGACAAAATGCTCACACCAGATTAAGTCGAATGCACAAACTAATCGAAGCGTCCGGCCATTATACAGCTTCTAATTAAGCTGACGACACTAGCTCCGATACAAATGATAAATAATTTTAGGTAATTTGTAATCTTTGAATTCCAAATCCAAGTAATTGGCTAAGGACCTATTTGATTTAGCTTagtattattataatctggattattagaagtaagctgaaacaaagaagtagattattatgctagattattataatctataagtcaCATtagtataatctaataatcttttATGGAGGAgttttttccagattattaagtggctaaagacccactacccttatatgcctctaataatccagagaaacaaataaCTCTGCATCTTATTCTACATCAGTTTATTATAATTCAACTTaaagtaatctgatttaataatctagattacaataattttaaactgaaacaaacaggaTCTAATACTTATAGGCAATTGCTTAAACAATAGTTAGCGCTTAATTGCAAGAATGGGCCGCTCTAGCTAAGTGGTTTTGCATATTTTGTTTCCCGGAGACTTTGCAGCGAAGACTTTTATTGCTGACTCTAGTTTATCCTCTATAGTGTCTTGTGCATCGATCATATTTACGGACGAACGGAGTAGTACAGTACTATCAGAGGAGGTCAACTTAAATTACAAAACACAAGTCAAATGCCATTGATGAAACCTAATTATTTCAAGAAAGTACTAATTCTAAACATTAACAATGCTCTTGACAATGACAGATTGAGTAAAGGAGAGCTGGTCCCACGTTGCCGCGAGCCCGTGAAGAATTATTCatgcaattaattaacaaaTGATGTCTATATGAGGATGACAACGAGCTCAAAATCATCTGCAATAGGGAGTATATGAATTTATCAAAAACAGTATTCACAAGTGAATGATGGGTTCTTCTCTATAAATTCAGACATTAGACAGTAAATTACTATTCCAACCAGCACCTTAATTTGTACTACGTAAATACAACCATGGTGGTCCAGAACATGCAGGAGAAGGTTTGATAGTGGTGTTATTGCAATCATCAATGTGCAATACATTTGATCCCCAATGCGTGGACTTATGGGTGCAATCTATGGGTACTACTAGCTACCAGGGTGGTCAATCAAAATTTGTCATGTTCTTGGCCGGCCTCACACATGCATACATGCTGGCAAGGACCATTGTCCTCTTGTTCCTTCTGAGAGTCATAAATATGTACCGATGTACACAAGCTAGCTTAGGCCACAAAATTAAGGAGGAGAATTCAGAAACCATTCTGCTCTTCAAAATTGCTTTTATTTCCCCTACTTGATCAAGACAGAGTACATTTTAAGTAGTGAATATACGGGGTGTGAAAAATGGTCGGAAAATAGACTTAACCATTTCCGTAATCATTTCATTTTTCTTGGAAATGGAATTAAAAAGGTAGagcccaaaataaaaaaaaaactgagaatATTAGGAAATCACAAGCAGAATGACAGAATCATGCTGGTATTGATCATAAACCGTGTCAAAAACATTAAACCGTAAAATCACATTTGTAATTTATTGTGACTATATAATATGACCACGTAAATTCAAGCTCACACCTACGTAAATTACAAACCTTCTCCTTTAGCTATATACTCAAATTATTAGAGATTTGGTTGAGGAGTCAATGGACCTCTAAACTATGAGCCAAATAGATACATTGACCATAGATAATATGTTATTTTTAGAAATACGGTATTTACTGTATTATAAAAACGGTAATTTCCACATAAATATGATAAAGATAAGTAAACAGATGGTAGAATAGCAAAATTGTTCCGTATTATTTACtgcttatatttttatttttattggttATCGTTTCAAAATAGTTCATTCGATAGAACATCGGAGACGAGCCTCGATCGGTCAGAAATTTCCAATACCATTTTCGCCCCATGCAACACAGCACGCGATGATCCTTTTGATGGCCGACATTGCGAAGGAACTTGCTAACACAAACTGGCAAATCCTTTTGACTTTTGTGTACGTAGTGAAGCTGGAATCAAGCAGGTGACTATGTTCTTCTTGGCAAGCCTAGCTGGTTTAGTTAGCATGGCGTACTGAAAGTCTGAAGGAAAACCAACGGAAAGTATTCTACAGAGTACAGTGGTTTGATCTCGCAACGGATCTGATATTCCTCACGGACCTCACCTAACAAATGCAAGCATATATACTCTACAGTGGTCTcatctcgatcgatcaatcCCCTGGATGTGCTGAATGTCGGCAAATAATTTATCAACAGCTCTGTCTGGTAACAAATGCACTCCTGCTTATCAGGATGGGCTTCTGCACATATAGGTGTAAATGTTGCCTTTACTCACTCGTTTTTGGCCCAATACTTACATTTGGAAATGTTGGCTGAAGCCATAAGCAATGACAGTAGCAATCGTATTTACTTGTAAACAGAATAATGGATCATGCAAATTGATATGATAACCAACAGTAAATCGAACACCAGAATGGAACAATAGATTCAATTCAAAGGGTCTAGAGTCATGTACAATGTGAAGTGACAAAACTGTATTTCATTTAGTCATGCACCAATCTCAATATACAAGTGGTAAACTcactcttgatttttttttctcatttcgtCTATTCACACCAGTCAGTTGTTTTACCAACCCAACATGGAACTCAAACCCTATACTGAGAATTGTAAACTTTATCTATGTATTCACACCGGTCAATTTCACCAAACCTAGACAGAACCCAAACCATACACAAAACCAGAAACCTATAATTAAATTACATTTGCAAACCAATGTGGATAAAGAATGGACAAAAACAATATGCACAGCAGTCACAATCAAACCAATTCCAGACCCAGAGAGGACAACAAATAACATGCGTCAATCTGTGTCAGGTACCAATGCATTTGGCTGAGACATTGCTTGGTAAATTGGCAGCACTGCTTTTAGAATTGCTGGATTTGGGGGATGATGACTCACATGAGCTGAGGATTGGAGATTCAGGCCTTGAGGGGACAGGAGATAGTTCTTCACGATCTAAATAAGCCTCAACTACAGGAAACATATCTTCTGAGTAAGTGTGATTGCTATCTTCTCCTGGTATACTGTCTTCCATGTCACCATCATCCAAGGGGGCAACATCGTGGGTGGTGAATTGATGAAAATCTACTATCTCACGCAAGAAACGATTTTCGCGTGCGTACATGGAGTTTTCCTGCGCCAGTCTTGATTTCTCGGCCAATAAGGTCTCCAGTTGCACACGAATCTGTTCAGTAGCATGTTCTTCAGGCACATATTTTAAATATGTATAAGACATGTTTTACTCATTACTGAACAgtgataagaaaaaaataactaaaatctgTTGTACACAAGCAATGAACCTCTTCTAAGTGTGAAGTTAATAATCAGCTTAAAGTACCAATGCTTAATAGTTTATCTGACATGATATAGTGGTTCAAATTTTCATCAGCAATACATCAGGCTTTCATATCAACCGACCACATTGTGCAACGTACTACAAAATTTGCATATCTTTTTCAAAATTGTCCAGAAATGCAAGGGAAAGAAGAAATTTCAAACTTTTCAATGATCATAGCCAGAGTTTTAGGATGAGTCATCACAAATTTACCATCAAGAAGAAAGTAGTTCTGATAACTTTATCATGAGAATAAAATAATTCCAGGGTTACTTGCTTGGAAAACATTAACATACCAGGTCATCATCCTCTTCAGTTTTGCTCCCTTTCTGCTTTGCTTCTCGCAAGAACTTGTTCTCCTCTTCTAGCTGAGCACATCGCTGCTTCGCAAAAGCTAGATCAGCTTTTACTGTTTTTAGTTCACGGAGCACAAGTTTTGCTTTAGCAGCCATTGCATTAGCAACCTGAAACATTTTGGGGGGATACGAGAAAGGCATCACTAATCTGAAAATGTTTGTCTAAATACATGGGAAGAAAAATAAGACGTCTTATTTCAAGCCATATTAACCATAAAAACTGATAACCAAGAACATAGCAAAAGGAAAATAAGTATTAATACTTTTTAAGTACAAGCATAGCAAAGGTTTTGCCATATTAAAAAGGTCCTAGTTTCTGTACTTTAAACTTCCACTACTAGACCCAGTATGTGGCACCTTACATCGCGAGAAGCTTTTAATTGGGTTTCCTGGGCTGCAGTTTCAGCTTGATCATTTGAAAGATTAGGAGGTCTTAATGTATCAAATGCTAGGTTCGGCACATAAGAATTCGAATTGGCTTGCTTCCTTCTAATTTGTATCTTCTTTGTCTCCTCAATGATATTGGATGTCTTATTGTCCACAATTGTGAGTCCTTCCTGTTAAAGAAAGAAGAGAACAAGAGGTTATTGAAACCAATGCGATACTAAACGAGAGCAAATGGAAATCCCAGAAAATCCAGAACAACAGCAAAGAGAGATGTAGAGTTAAGAAAGCAATCAGATGGGTTGTGCCATTAGTTATGCTAAATATAAAGAGCTGAATTGAGCTAAAAATAGGACATTACTTCCAAGGCATCTCTGATTCTTCCACCAAGTTGGTTGACAGAAGCAGCAAGAGCTTCCGACCTTGTCCGGGATCCAGTATCCCCTGTCTTGCTGTGGTTTTCGAATGACCAGCGAGATTGAGATTCCTGATAAATATCACAAATTTTGAGAACAATGTGAACATAAATGCAACTTGGAACAT harbors:
- the LOC4349620 gene encoding uncharacterized protein isoform X2; this translates as MIAGAPTPSRRSYTSIKSMNEPKLGLWETLARKAKGILDEDGVAHKSDEYTKEKTPRKFDSSTGAQESQSRWSFENHSKTGDTGSRTRSEALAASVNQLGGRIRDALEEGLTIVDNKTSNIIEETKKIQIRRKQANSNSYVPNLAFDTLRPPNLSNDQAETAAQETQLKASRDVANAMAAKAKLVLRELKTVKADLAFAKQRCAQLEEENKFLREAKQKGSKTEEDDDLIRVQLETLLAEKSRLAQENSMYARENRFLREIVDFHQFTTHDVAPLDDGDMEDSIPGEDSNHTYSEDMFPVVEAYLDREELSPVPSRPESPILSSCESSSPKSSNSKSSAANLPSNVSAKCIGT
- the LOC4349620 gene encoding uncharacterized protein isoform X1, translating into MAYRRKQGPIAADDRRSSYPQSPQGSSSSYSYTSIKSMNEPKLGLWETLARKAKGILDEDGVAHKSDEYTKEKTPRKFDSSTGAQESQSRWSFENHSKTGDTGSRTRSEALAASVNQLGGRIRDALEEGLTIVDNKTSNIIEETKKIQIRRKQANSNSYVPNLAFDTLRPPNLSNDQAETAAQETQLKASRDVANAMAAKAKLVLRELKTVKADLAFAKQRCAQLEEENKFLREAKQKGSKTEEDDDLIRVQLETLLAEKSRLAQENSMYARENRFLREIVDFHQFTTHDVAPLDDGDMEDSIPGEDSNHTYSEDMFPVVEAYLDREELSPVPSRPESPILSSCESSSPKSSNSKSSAANLPSNVSAKCIGT
- the LOC4349619 gene encoding uncharacterized protein yields the protein MDFLACVCLLHLLFLATSRVAAQASSPARALDAMLQDHAYRAFVHPHTGIVYNATVPANLTGVALSAVRLRSGSLRRKGFSDYFDFTVPTGIVVQPYVERVVLVYHNLGNWSDHYYPLPGYTYLSPVLGLLLYDAANLSAVGLQELSFVASGSPISINFSDVRSVPAGGPAPRCVWFDLDGVPQFRDLEASNVCSTYRRGHFSIVVNSSAIPPGPVPSGNITPPIPTPTGRSKGSSKGWKIAVGVVGGVIALVLLASLVVCLARYKRDKKLELMEQNAETGETLRMAQVGRSQAPVALGTRTQPVIESEYVA